A region of Plantactinospora sp. BC1 DNA encodes the following proteins:
- a CDS encoding MFS transporter: MRTVGKWFQDTTGGLPRTFWYLWAGTLINRLGSFVLVFLAIYLTTERGFSEFQAGIVLGLWGAGGAVGTLTGGILADRWGRRPTLLTAHLGAAAMMLALGFARDLWLVALGALLLGMFAEAARPAFGAMMVDVVPERDRLRAFTLNYWAINLGFASAAILAGLAAEASYLLLFVVDAVTTVTTALIIFLRVRETRRVRLDAAGLVAPHRGGLGSALRDRVFVGFVGLNILLALVFMQHISMLPIAMGQDGLSPSTYGSVIAVNGVLIVAGQLFVPRLIRGRGRSRVLALAALITGLGFGLTAFADAAWFYVLTVLIWTLGEMLNSPSNSTLIAELSPAALRGRYQGLFSLSWSVATFAAPVAGGFVREQFGNSALWLGCAVLGGVVAVAHLLSGPARERRVTALRTAEVGTTGPAAGATGPQPEAASPEAAGGAAAGGAAADEPGSGRRSATARA, translated from the coding sequence ATGCGGACGGTCGGGAAGTGGTTCCAGGACACCACCGGGGGGCTACCCCGAACCTTCTGGTACCTCTGGGCCGGCACGCTGATCAACCGGCTCGGCTCCTTCGTCCTCGTCTTCCTCGCCATCTACCTCACCACCGAGCGGGGCTTCTCCGAGTTCCAGGCCGGGATCGTGCTCGGGCTCTGGGGTGCCGGCGGCGCGGTCGGCACCCTCACCGGCGGGATCCTCGCCGACCGGTGGGGCCGGCGGCCGACGCTGCTCACCGCGCACCTGGGCGCGGCGGCGATGATGCTGGCGCTCGGCTTCGCCCGGGACCTGTGGCTGGTCGCGCTCGGCGCGCTGCTGCTCGGGATGTTCGCCGAGGCGGCCCGGCCGGCCTTCGGCGCGATGATGGTCGACGTCGTACCGGAACGGGACCGGCTGCGCGCCTTCACCCTGAACTACTGGGCGATCAACCTCGGCTTCGCCTCCGCCGCGATCCTGGCCGGGCTGGCCGCCGAGGCGAGCTACCTGCTGCTCTTCGTGGTCGACGCGGTCACCACGGTCACCACCGCACTGATCATCTTCCTGCGGGTACGCGAGACCCGACGGGTCCGCCTCGACGCGGCCGGGCTGGTCGCACCGCACCGGGGCGGGCTGGGCAGTGCGCTGCGCGACCGCGTCTTCGTCGGTTTCGTGGGGCTGAACATCCTGCTGGCACTGGTCTTCATGCAGCACATCTCGATGCTGCCGATCGCGATGGGCCAGGACGGGCTGTCGCCGTCGACGTACGGGTCGGTGATCGCGGTCAACGGGGTGCTGATCGTGGCCGGGCAGCTCTTCGTACCGCGACTGATCCGGGGACGGGGGCGGTCCCGGGTACTCGCCCTGGCCGCCCTGATCACCGGGCTCGGCTTCGGACTGACCGCGTTCGCGGACGCGGCCTGGTTCTACGTGCTGACCGTGCTGATCTGGACCCTCGGCGAGATGCTCAACTCTCCCTCCAACTCCACCCTGATCGCCGAGTTGTCCCCGGCGGCGCTGCGCGGTCGTTACCAGGGACTCTTCTCGCTCTCCTGGTCGGTGGCGACGTTCGCCGCCCCGGTCGCCGGTGGCTTCGTACGGGAGCAGTTCGGCAACTCGGCGCTCTGGCTGGGCTGCGCGGTGCTCGGCGGGGTGGTGGCGGTCGCCCACCTGCTCTCCGGGCCGGCCCGGGAACGGCGGGTCACGGCACTGCGTACGGCCGAGGTCGGCACGACGGGACCGGCTGCGGGCGCGACCGGCCCGCAGCCGGAGGCGGCGAGCCCGGAGGCGGCGGGCGGCGCGGCGGCGGGCGGCGCGGCGGCCGACGAGCCGGGCTCGGGCCGGCGCTCGGCCACCGCCCGGGCCTGA
- a CDS encoding response regulator transcription factor, giving the protein MARVLVVEDEESFSDALSYLLRKEGFEVSAAATGTAALTEFDRTGADIVLLDLMLPEMSGTEVCRQLRQRSQVPIIMVTARDSEIDKVVGLEIGADDYVTKPYSPRELVARVRAVLRRRGNETVEPGTPTLAAGPVRMDIERHVVTVDGSTVQLPLKEFELLELLLRNAGRVLTRGQLIDRVWGADYVGDTKTLDVHVKRLRSKVEPEPSAPRFIVTVRGLGYKFEP; this is encoded by the coding sequence GTGGCCCGCGTACTCGTGGTCGAGGATGAGGAGTCGTTTTCCGACGCCCTCTCCTACCTGCTGCGCAAGGAAGGATTCGAGGTCTCGGCCGCGGCGACCGGCACGGCGGCGCTGACCGAGTTCGACCGTACCGGCGCGGACATCGTGCTGCTCGACCTGATGCTGCCCGAGATGTCCGGTACCGAGGTGTGTCGGCAGCTCCGCCAGCGCTCCCAGGTGCCGATCATCATGGTCACCGCCCGGGACAGCGAGATCGACAAGGTCGTCGGGCTGGAGATCGGCGCCGACGACTACGTGACGAAGCCGTACTCGCCGCGCGAACTGGTCGCCCGGGTCCGGGCCGTACTGCGGCGACGCGGCAACGAAACCGTCGAACCGGGCACCCCGACGCTGGCCGCCGGCCCGGTCCGGATGGACATCGAGCGGCACGTGGTCACCGTCGACGGTTCCACGGTGCAGCTCCCGCTCAAGGAGTTCGAGCTGCTGGAGCTGCTGCTCCGCAACGCCGGGCGGGTGCTCACCCGGGGGCAGTTGATCGACCGGGTCTGGGGCGCGGACTACGTCGGCGACACCAAGACGCTCGACGTACACGTGAAGCGGCTGCGTTCCAAGGTCGAGCCGGAGCCCTCCGCGCCGCGCTTCATCGTCACCGTGCGGGGCCTCGGCTACAAGTTCGAGCCGTAG
- a CDS encoding permease-like cell division protein FtsX → MRRAVTTLVLTILLTSGLVGCRPDPVERINPPITVFLTADVTPEQKQAVQERLRDVPDAAEVTFQSREQAYADIKERLAEDPELLDAVRADKLPESFKLTLRDRDAFDRAVAGPLVAELRALPGVDDVVYFKGESALTPPPSAPAVANCAWGSLSPAPKQGDWREIWVYLSRTISESERQAVEAKLRALPDVVAVRLKPRDDTDGTATAAPERAEAATPTLPPRGNDLYQVELADQAAANRAAASELDTELCRLPGVARVVLPPKRDG, encoded by the coding sequence GTGCGCAGAGCGGTGACGACCTTGGTGCTGACGATCCTGCTGACCAGTGGCCTGGTCGGCTGTCGGCCGGACCCCGTCGAACGGATCAATCCGCCGATCACGGTGTTCCTCACCGCCGACGTGACCCCGGAGCAGAAGCAGGCGGTGCAGGAGAGACTGCGCGACGTACCGGACGCGGCCGAGGTCACCTTCCAGAGCCGGGAGCAGGCGTACGCGGACATCAAGGAGCGGTTGGCGGAGGACCCGGAACTGCTCGACGCGGTACGCGCCGACAAGCTCCCCGAGTCCTTCAAGCTGACCCTGCGCGACCGGGACGCCTTCGACCGCGCCGTCGCCGGTCCGCTCGTCGCCGAACTGCGTGCGCTGCCCGGCGTCGACGACGTGGTCTATTTCAAGGGCGAGTCAGCGCTCACGCCGCCGCCGTCGGCCCCGGCCGTGGCCAACTGCGCCTGGGGAAGCCTGTCGCCCGCGCCGAAGCAGGGCGACTGGCGCGAGATCTGGGTCTACCTGTCGAGGACGATCTCGGAGTCCGAGCGGCAGGCGGTCGAGGCCAAGCTGCGCGCCCTCCCCGACGTGGTCGCGGTGCGGTTGAAGCCCCGGGACGACACCGACGGTACGGCTACGGCCGCTCCGGAGCGCGCCGAGGCGGCCACCCCGACGCTGCCACCTCGGGGCAACGATCTGTACCAGGTCGAGCTGGCCGACCAGGCCGCCGCCAACCGGGCCGCCGCCTCCGAACTGGACACCGAACTCTGCCGGCTGCCCGGCGTCGCCCGGGTGGTGCTGCCGCCGAAGCGGGACGGCTGA
- a CDS encoding AAA domain-containing protein: MPRGGGSGRLVLPPAEAARRVVGEVLTDLHSGDHRGVVVDSPPGAGKSTLVVRAAGELAEAGEPLIVIAQTNEQVDDLIDRLAQAKPELPIGRLSANDYTATDRIKNYSTVRVAAKVADLGPSSVIIGTAAKWALVPEGRWPWAIVDEAYQMRSDALLRVAGRFDRALFVGDPGQLDPFSTVETERWTGLTWDPMQSAVAALLRHNPDLPVHRLPVSWRLPASAAPVVAEAFYPFTGFSAGTTAAQRSLSFAAAGFGGGAVDEALEMAAATGWALYELPARHTLRTDGEAAAACARLALRVLERGAVAVSERFPEGAPVTADRIAVGAAHRDQVAAIRARLGAAGAGITVDTANRLQGREYDVVIVLHPLSGRRDATAFHLEAGRLCVLVSRHRHACVVVARAGIGELLDAHPSTEPVHLNVPVKFPDGWEANQAIAAHLASSRSAAY, encoded by the coding sequence ATGCCCCGTGGTGGTGGGTCTGGACGGTTGGTGTTGCCGCCGGCCGAGGCGGCGCGGCGGGTGGTCGGGGAGGTGCTGACCGACCTGCACAGCGGGGACCACCGTGGGGTGGTGGTCGACTCGCCGCCGGGGGCCGGAAAATCGACCCTGGTGGTGCGGGCGGCGGGGGAGCTGGCCGAGGCGGGCGAGCCGCTGATCGTGATCGCTCAGACGAACGAGCAGGTCGACGACCTGATCGACCGGTTGGCGCAGGCGAAGCCGGAGCTGCCGATCGGGCGGTTGTCGGCGAACGACTACACGGCGACGGACCGGATCAAGAACTATTCGACGGTCCGGGTCGCGGCGAAGGTCGCGGACCTGGGACCGTCGTCCGTGATCATCGGTACGGCCGCCAAGTGGGCGCTGGTCCCGGAGGGACGCTGGCCGTGGGCGATCGTGGACGAGGCGTACCAGATGCGCTCCGACGCGCTGCTGCGGGTGGCGGGGCGGTTCGACCGGGCGTTGTTCGTGGGTGACCCGGGACAGTTGGATCCGTTCTCGACGGTGGAGACGGAACGCTGGACCGGGCTGACCTGGGACCCGATGCAGTCGGCGGTGGCGGCGTTGCTGCGGCACAACCCGGACCTGCCGGTACACCGGTTGCCGGTGTCGTGGCGACTGCCGGCGTCGGCGGCTCCGGTGGTGGCGGAGGCGTTCTATCCGTTCACGGGGTTCTCGGCGGGGACCACGGCTGCGCAGCGGTCGCTGTCGTTCGCCGCCGCTGGGTTTGGTGGTGGGGCGGTGGACGAGGCGTTGGAGATGGCGGCGGCTACCGGGTGGGCGTTGTACGAGCTGCCGGCTCGGCACACGTTGCGGACGGATGGCGAGGCGGCGGCGGCTTGTGCGCGGTTGGCGTTGCGGGTGTTGGAGCGGGGGGCGGTGGCGGTGTCGGAGCGTTTTCCCGAGGGCGCTCCGGTGACCGCTGATCGGATCGCGGTGGGGGCGGCGCACCGGGACCAGGTGGCGGCGATCCGGGCGCGGCTCGGGGCGGCCGGGGCCGGCATCACGGTGGACACGGCAAATCGCTTGCAGGGACGCGAGTACGACGTGGTGATCGTGCTGCACCCGCTGTCGGGGCGGCGGGACGCGACCGCGTTCCACCTGGAGGCGGGGCGGTTGTGTGTGCTGGTGTCACGGCACCGGCACGCGTGTGTGGTGGTGGCCCGGGCGGGGATCGGGGAGTTGCTGGACGCCCATCCGTCGACCGAGCCGGTGCACCTGAACGTACCGGTCAAGTTCCCGGACGGCTGGGAAGCGAATCAGGCGATTGCCGCGCACCTTGCCAGCAGCAGAAGCGCGGCGTACTAA
- a CDS encoding sugar phosphate isomerase/epimerase: MAAALGYDGVEVMVWTDAVSQDAGALQGLARHYGVPVLSVHSPCLLVTQRVWSSDPWERLRRSAVLAETLEAPTVVVHPPFTWQREYARSFVDGLGKLGAEHPGIRFAVENMYPVRMAGREFVPYMPGWNPTDIGYPAYTLDLSHCAASHSDALEMADTMGAGLAHVHLGDGTGEGRDEHLVPGRGTQPCAELLTSLAGRGFTGSVAVEVSTRRARSRADRESDLRAALEFARQHLAAQTPVDAR; this comes from the coding sequence ATGGCGGCGGCGCTCGGCTACGACGGGGTCGAGGTGATGGTCTGGACCGACGCGGTGAGCCAGGACGCCGGGGCGCTACAGGGCCTGGCCCGGCACTACGGCGTACCGGTGCTCTCGGTGCACTCGCCCTGCCTGCTGGTCACCCAACGGGTCTGGAGTTCCGACCCGTGGGAGCGGCTGCGCCGCTCGGCGGTGCTGGCCGAGACCCTGGAGGCGCCGACGGTGGTGGTGCACCCGCCGTTCACCTGGCAGCGGGAGTACGCCCGCTCGTTCGTCGACGGCCTCGGCAAGCTCGGCGCCGAGCACCCGGGGATCCGGTTCGCCGTGGAGAACATGTACCCGGTCCGGATGGCCGGCCGGGAGTTCGTGCCGTACATGCCGGGGTGGAACCCGACCGACATCGGCTACCCCGCCTACACCCTGGACCTGTCGCACTGTGCCGCCTCGCACAGCGACGCGCTGGAGATGGCCGACACGATGGGGGCCGGGCTGGCGCACGTACACCTCGGGGACGGCACCGGCGAGGGCCGGGACGAGCACCTGGTGCCCGGCCGGGGCACCCAGCCCTGCGCGGAACTGCTGACCTCGCTCGCCGGGCGCGGCTTCACCGGCTCGGTCGCGGTGGAGGTCTCCACCCGGCGGGCCCGCAGCCGCGCCGACCGGGAGAGCGACCTGCGGGCGGCGCTGGAGTTCGCCCGCCAGCACCTGGCCGCGCAGACCCCGGTCGACGCCCGCTGA
- a CDS encoding Ppx/GppA phosphatase family protein yields MRLGVLDVGSNTVHLLVVDAHHGAHPWPAHSEKAVIRLAEQIGRDGALPVAGADALVAAVNEAKMAAARLTADDLLAFATSAVRDATNAPEVLARVRTETGVLLQVLSGADEARMTFLAVRRWFGWSAGRLLVLDIGGGSLEVAAGIDEEPEFAQSLPLGAGRLTREWLEVGPESNHTPSSAAVAKLEAYVEEMLDAVVDDTVEVGWDRVAATSKTFRTLARLAGAAPSSDGLWAPRSLSQTGLRQVIGFIRHIPPGKLAELEGVSARRAHQLLAGAIVAEAAMRRLGVEKLDICPWALREGVILRRLDLLEPAQGPRELV; encoded by the coding sequence ATGCGACTCGGCGTGCTTGATGTCGGTTCCAACACCGTGCACCTTCTGGTCGTGGACGCGCACCACGGGGCCCATCCCTGGCCGGCGCACTCCGAGAAGGCGGTGATCCGGCTCGCCGAGCAGATCGGCCGGGACGGTGCGTTGCCGGTGGCCGGCGCCGACGCCCTGGTCGCGGCGGTGAACGAGGCGAAGATGGCGGCGGCCCGGCTGACCGCCGACGACCTGCTGGCCTTCGCGACCTCCGCGGTCCGGGACGCCACCAACGCGCCGGAGGTGCTGGCCCGGGTCCGGACCGAGACCGGGGTACTCCTCCAGGTGCTATCCGGTGCCGACGAGGCCCGGATGACCTTCCTCGCCGTACGCCGCTGGTTCGGCTGGTCCGCCGGTCGGCTGCTGGTGCTGGACATCGGCGGCGGTTCGCTGGAGGTGGCGGCCGGGATCGACGAGGAGCCCGAGTTCGCCCAGTCGCTGCCGCTCGGCGCCGGCCGGCTCACCCGGGAGTGGCTGGAGGTGGGGCCGGAGAGCAACCACACCCCGTCGTCGGCGGCGGTGGCCAAGCTGGAGGCGTACGTCGAGGAGATGCTCGACGCCGTGGTCGACGACACCGTCGAGGTCGGCTGGGACCGGGTCGCCGCCACCAGCAAGACCTTCCGGACCCTGGCCCGGCTGGCCGGGGCGGCACCGTCGTCGGACGGGCTCTGGGCGCCGCGCAGCCTCTCCCAGACCGGGCTGCGGCAGGTGATCGGCTTCATCCGGCACATCCCGCCGGGCAAGCTCGCCGAACTCGAAGGGGTCAGCGCCCGCCGGGCGCACCAGTTGCTGGCCGGGGCGATCGTGGCCGAGGCGGCGATGCGCCGGCTCGGGGTGGAGAAGCTGGACATCTGCCCGTGGGCGCTCCGGGAGGGTGTGATCCTGCGCCGACTCGATCTGCTGGAGCCGGCGCAGGGGCCACGAGAGCTGGTCTGA
- a CDS encoding flavoprotein, which yields MSGRPVLYLVVCAAPPALRIDELIELLLEDGWAVRVIATPTAASWIDREALAQQTGSLVRSERRRPDEPDRLPKADAVLVAPATFNAINKWALGINDTLALGILNEVLGLGLPILVSPYAKAALTTHPAYDRHVRLLSSAGVMFTPSEALRSPTSDGNFEWRRLAAELLRLIGGHRDRL from the coding sequence ATGAGCGGGCGACCGGTCCTGTACCTCGTGGTCTGCGCCGCTCCACCAGCCCTCCGGATCGACGAACTCATCGAGCTGCTGTTGGAGGACGGCTGGGCGGTTCGGGTGATTGCAACACCAACAGCCGCGAGCTGGATCGACCGGGAGGCTCTGGCGCAGCAGACGGGTAGCCTCGTCCGCTCCGAACGCCGCAGGCCCGACGAGCCCGACCGACTGCCGAAGGCAGACGCCGTGCTGGTCGCCCCCGCCACCTTCAACGCGATCAACAAGTGGGCGCTCGGCATCAACGACACACTCGCCCTGGGCATCCTCAACGAGGTACTCGGCCTCGGCCTGCCCATCCTCGTCTCCCCGTACGCCAAGGCGGCCCTGACCACGCACCCGGCGTACGACCGGCATGTCCGGTTGCTCAGCAGTGCCGGCGTGATGTTCACGCCGTCCGAGGCGCTGCGATCACCGACGTCGGACGGCAACTTCGAGTGGCGCCGGTTGGCCGCCGAGCTGCTCCGGCTCATAGGAGGCCATCGGGATCGTCTCTGA
- a CDS encoding cell wall metabolism sensor histidine kinase WalK has protein sequence MEWGVVAGVLVGLGLGLSLGPLRHRVARWLPAGRIVTGRAGTRSNRRPAIGTDEQAGGLSGLGRKSLDSLRVGVVVLDAHDVPVLVNPAARAMGLLRVGSTPGTVAAHPIIRTLAGQVRRTGVRREVELDLPRGREGGMSDPLGVHLRAMGLGSGYIAVEAADVTEAHRVARVRRDFVANVSHELKTPIGALQLLAEALLDATDQSTGNGTLDPGEDMAAARRFAERIQHESTRLGKLVNELLELTRLQGAEPLPAPEPVALDWVTAEVVDRTRTAATARQITVVVEGERDLTVYGSDSQIATAVSNLVENAIAYSAERTEVTVALRSTGEHIEIAVTDQGIGIAPDDVGRIFERFYRADQARSRQTGGTGLGLAIVKHIATNHGGRVEVSSTLGGGSTFTLRLPARPPDAFLPPAPSVEIETGSFG, from the coding sequence GTGGAATGGGGGGTGGTCGCGGGCGTGCTCGTCGGGCTCGGTCTCGGCCTGTCCCTCGGTCCGCTCCGCCACCGGGTCGCCAGATGGCTCCCGGCCGGGCGCATCGTGACCGGGCGAGCCGGGACACGCAGCAACAGGAGGCCGGCGATAGGCACTGACGAGCAGGCCGGCGGGCTGTCGGGACTCGGCCGTAAGAGCCTGGACTCGCTCCGGGTCGGGGTGGTCGTCCTCGACGCACACGACGTACCGGTCCTGGTGAACCCGGCCGCCCGGGCGATGGGACTGCTCCGGGTCGGCAGTACCCCGGGCACCGTCGCCGCGCACCCGATCATCCGTACCCTGGCCGGCCAGGTGCGGCGCACCGGAGTGCGCCGCGAGGTCGAGCTCGACCTGCCCCGGGGCCGCGAGGGCGGCATGTCCGACCCGCTCGGCGTGCACCTGCGGGCGATGGGGCTCGGCTCCGGTTACATCGCGGTCGAGGCGGCCGACGTGACCGAGGCGCACCGGGTCGCCCGGGTCCGCCGGGACTTCGTGGCCAACGTCAGCCACGAGCTGAAGACCCCGATCGGCGCGTTGCAGCTGCTCGCCGAGGCGCTGCTGGACGCCACCGACCAGAGCACCGGAAACGGGACGCTGGACCCGGGCGAGGACATGGCGGCGGCCCGCCGGTTCGCCGAGCGGATCCAGCACGAGTCCACCCGGCTCGGCAAGCTCGTCAACGAACTGCTCGAACTCACCCGGTTGCAGGGCGCGGAGCCGCTGCCCGCGCCGGAACCGGTCGCGCTGGACTGGGTCACCGCCGAGGTGGTCGACCGGACCCGGACCGCCGCCACCGCCCGGCAGATCACCGTCGTGGTCGAGGGCGAACGGGACCTCACCGTCTACGGCAGCGACAGCCAGATCGCCACCGCGGTCAGCAACCTGGTGGAGAACGCGATCGCGTACTCGGCGGAGCGGACCGAGGTGACGGTGGCGCTGCGGAGTACCGGTGAACACATCGAGATCGCCGTCACCGACCAGGGCATCGGGATCGCCCCGGACGACGTGGGACGGATCTTCGAGCGGTTCTACCGGGCGGACCAGGCCCGGTCCCGGCAGACCGGCGGCACCGGCCTCGGCCTCGCGATCGTCAAGCACATCGCCACCAACCATGGCGGCCGGGTCGAGGTGTCCAGCACTCTTGGGGGTGGCTCGACGTTCACCCTCCGGCTTCCCGCGCGTCCGCCGGACGCCTTCCTGCCGCCAGCCCCGTCAGTTGAGATCGAGACCGGTTCGTTCGGATAG
- a CDS encoding SigE family RNA polymerase sigma factor, whose translation MTAEEDQDYVEYVSASLDRLRRTAYLLCGDANRADDIVQSTLVSVYLRWSRIRTVDNLDGYVHRILVRRYVDESRRSWARVLLAWRVPELAAEPAGSSEDADAVRAALGTLSRSQRSVLVLRFFCDMSVAETAAVLNCSAGTVKSQTSRGLTAMRDLLRDQWPTSIPGQLQEAGNQ comes from the coding sequence GTGACGGCGGAAGAGGACCAGGACTACGTCGAGTACGTCTCGGCGTCACTCGACCGATTACGACGGACCGCGTACCTGCTCTGCGGGGACGCCAACCGGGCCGACGACATCGTCCAGTCGACGCTGGTCTCCGTCTATCTACGTTGGTCGAGAATCCGCACCGTCGACAACCTCGACGGCTACGTGCACCGCATCCTGGTACGCCGCTACGTCGACGAGAGTCGCCGATCCTGGGCCCGGGTGCTGCTCGCCTGGCGGGTACCGGAGCTGGCGGCGGAACCCGCCGGCAGCAGCGAGGACGCCGACGCCGTACGGGCCGCGCTCGGCACGCTGAGCCGCAGCCAGCGCAGCGTACTGGTGCTGCGGTTCTTCTGCGACATGTCGGTGGCCGAGACGGCGGCCGTACTGAACTGCTCCGCCGGCACCGTCAAGAGCCAGACCTCCCGGGGCCTCACCGCGATGCGGGACCTGCTGCGCGACCAGTGGCCGACAAGCATCCCGGGTCAGTTACAGGAAGCGGGTAACCAGTGA
- the phoU gene encoding phosphate signaling complex protein PhoU, whose protein sequence is MRDEFRIDLNIVSQLLVDMAEAIRVAMRQATRALLTADRTAAEGVIERDAEIDALYRQVEERVCDLLARQAPVASDLRALVTALHVAADLERMGDLADHVAKTAVRRHPSPAVPAELRPVFTEMAGVADRIADKIANVLSKPDATLAAELDSDDDAMDELHRQLFAVLLADDWPYGVETAIDATLLGRFYERYADHAVNAGRRVVYLVTGETQV, encoded by the coding sequence ATGCGCGACGAATTCCGGATCGACCTGAACATCGTGAGCCAGTTGCTGGTGGACATGGCCGAGGCGATCCGGGTCGCCATGCGGCAGGCCACCCGGGCACTGCTCACCGCCGACCGGACGGCCGCCGAGGGCGTGATCGAGCGGGACGCGGAGATCGACGCCCTCTACCGGCAGGTCGAGGAGCGGGTCTGCGACCTGCTGGCCCGGCAGGCGCCGGTCGCCTCCGACCTGCGGGCCCTGGTCACCGCCCTGCACGTCGCCGCCGACCTGGAGCGGATGGGCGACCTCGCCGACCACGTGGCCAAGACGGCCGTACGCCGGCACCCGTCCCCCGCCGTACCCGCCGAGCTGCGGCCGGTCTTCACCGAGATGGCCGGGGTGGCGGACCGGATCGCCGACAAGATCGCAAACGTACTCTCCAAGCCCGACGCCACCCTCGCCGCCGAACTGGACTCCGACGACGACGCCATGGACGAGCTGCACCGGCAACTCTTCGCGGTGCTGCTCGCCGACGACTGGCCGTACGGGGTGGAGACCGCGATCGACGCCACCCTGCTCGGCCGCTTCTACGAGCGGTACGCCGACCACGCGGTGAACGCCGGCCGCCGGGTCGTCTACCTGGTCACCGGCGAAACCCAGGTGTGA
- a CDS encoding MmcQ/YjbR family DNA-binding protein, whose product MVTVADVRALARTLPRSSEHLVRDRVKFRVGAIVYVAFSRDETTMGFGFPKEERAALVAGDPELFFLPGESDLRFNWVCCHLARLDHEQMTELVTEAWRMVVPKFLARQRLGG is encoded by the coding sequence GTGGTGACCGTAGCCGACGTACGGGCCCTGGCCCGGACGCTGCCGCGCAGCAGCGAGCACCTGGTCCGCGACCGGGTGAAGTTCCGGGTCGGCGCGATCGTCTACGTCGCCTTCTCCCGGGACGAGACGACGATGGGTTTCGGCTTCCCGAAGGAGGAGCGCGCCGCCCTGGTCGCCGGCGACCCCGAGCTGTTCTTCCTGCCCGGCGAGTCGGATCTGCGCTTCAACTGGGTGTGCTGCCACCTCGCCCGGCTGGACCACGAGCAGATGACGGAGCTGGTCACCGAGGCGTGGCGGATGGTGGTGCCCAAGTTCCTGGCCCGGCAGCGGCTGGGCGGATGA
- a CDS encoding phosphoglyceromutase, which translates to MTASTSDRPEGAAVAGEGAAVGTLVLLRHGESDWNAKNLFTGWVDVDLTAKGESEARRGGELLRQHNLLPDVLHTSVLRRAIRTAELALNAADRHWIAVRRSWRLNERHYGALQGKDKKQTLAEYGEEQFMLWRRSYDTPPPPIADGDEWSQVGDPRYALLPPELMPKTECLKDVVDRMLPYWFDSIVPDILAGRTVLVAAHGNSLRALVKHLDGVSDEAIAKLNIPTGIPLRYDLDRSMRPLVTGGAYLDPEAAREAAAAVANQGR; encoded by the coding sequence ATGACTGCGAGCACGAGTGATCGGCCGGAGGGAGCCGCGGTGGCGGGCGAGGGCGCCGCGGTGGGCACGTTGGTGCTGCTCCGGCACGGCGAAAGCGACTGGAACGCCAAGAACCTCTTCACCGGCTGGGTCGACGTGGACCTCACGGCCAAGGGTGAGAGCGAGGCCCGGCGCGGCGGCGAGCTGCTGCGCCAGCACAACCTGCTGCCCGACGTACTGCACACCAGCGTGCTCCGGCGGGCGATCCGCACCGCCGAGCTGGCGCTGAACGCCGCCGACCGGCACTGGATCGCGGTACGCCGCTCGTGGCGGCTCAACGAGCGGCACTACGGCGCCCTCCAGGGCAAGGACAAGAAGCAGACCCTGGCCGAGTACGGCGAGGAGCAGTTCATGCTCTGGCGCCGGTCGTACGACACCCCGCCGCCGCCGATCGCCGACGGCGACGAGTGGTCCCAGGTCGGCGACCCGCGCTACGCCCTGCTGCCGCCGGAGCTGATGCCGAAGACGGAGTGCCTGAAGGACGTCGTCGACCGGATGCTGCCGTACTGGTTCGACTCGATCGTGCCGGACATCCTGGCCGGCCGTACGGTGCTGGTCGCCGCGCACGGCAACTCGCTGCGGGCGCTGGTCAAGCACCTGGACGGCGTCTCCGACGAGGCGATCGCCAAGCTCAACATCCCGACCGGGATCCCGCTGCGCTACGACCTCGACCGGTCGATGCGCCCGCTGGTGACCGGCGGGGCGTACCTCGACCCCGAGGCCGCCAGGGAGGCCGCCGCGGCGGTCGCCAACCAGGGTCGCTGA